Proteins encoded by one window of Manihot esculenta cultivar AM560-2 chromosome 10, M.esculenta_v8, whole genome shotgun sequence:
- the LOC110624778 gene encoding UDP-glycosyltransferase 88A1: protein MESSAMDDAVVMFPSPAIGHFISMVELGKLILTFQPSLSIHILIVSAPYSAGSTASYIADVAATTPSISFHRLPTITLPSSTNTHYETLIFEVLRLSNPHVHQALLSISKTYKIKAFIMDFFCFFSLSIASQLNIPGYFFFTSGAGCLAASMYFPTLHQTTTKSFKDMNTFLNLPGIPPISSSNFSSAVSDRNNKAYEYFLDMAYCFPKSAGVIVNTFAVLEARALKAISDGLCIPDSTTPPVYCTGPLIVTNNQTDGDTECLNWLESQLSQSVIFLCFGSLGLFSMEQLREIASGLERSGQRFLWVVRNPPSDSQSLDISALPEPDLNSLLPDGFLDRTKEKGLVVKSWAPQVAVLNHKSVGGFVTHCGWNSVLEAVSAGVPMVAWPLYAEQKFNRLMLVEEMKIALPMKEDEKGFVTGLEVEKGVNELMQSDSGKSVRERTIAMKNAAKAALSEGGSSRVAMSRLVESWKH, encoded by the coding sequence ATGGAGAGCTCAGCTATGGATGATGCGGTGGTTATGTTTCCGTCACCGGCCATAGGCCACTTCATATCTATGGTAGAGCTTGGCAAGCTCATTCTTACCTTCCAACCTTCTCTTTCCATTCACATACTCATTGTCTCCGCCCCTTACAGTGCAGGCTCCACTGCCTCCTATATTGCTGATGTCGCTGCCACCACTCCCTCAATCTCCTTCCACCGTCTTCCCACCATTACCCTCCCTTCCTCCACCAACACACACTATGAAACTCTCATCTTTGAAGTCCTCCGTCTCAGCAATCCTCATGTCCACCAAGCccttctctccatctccaaaacCTACAAAATTAAAGCCTTCATTATGGATTTCTTCTGCTTTTTTTCTCTATCCATTGCCTCTCAACTTAACATCCCGGGCTATTTCTTCTTCACTTCTGGTGCTGGGTGTCTTGCTGCTTCCATGTATTTTCCGACCCTTCATCAGACCACCACCAAAAGTTTCAAAGACATGAACACCTTTCTTAATTTGCCGGGTATCCCACCAATATCTTCCTCCAATTTTTCATCGGCAGTAAGTGATCGCAACAATAAAGCCTACGAATATTTTCTAGACATGGCCTACTGCTTTCCAAAATCAGCAGGAGTTATAGTGAACACCTTTGCAGTGCTGGAAGCCAGAGCTCTCAAGGCAATATCAGATGGACTCTGCATACCTGATAGTACAACACCACCTGTTTATTGTACTGGCCCACTCATTGTGACCAACAATCAAACAGATGGTGACACTGAGTGTTTAAACTGGCTTGAGTCGCAACTGAGTCAAAGTGTTATCTTTCTGTGTTTTGGAAGCTTGGGGCTGTTCTCAATGGAACAACTGAGAGAAATAGCTAGTGGGTTGGAGAGAAGTGGCCAAAGATTCTTGTGGGTAGTGCGTAATCCACCTTCTGATAGCCAAAGTTTAGACATCTCAGCTCTGCCAGAACCAGATTTGAACTCATTGCTTCCTGATGGTTTTTTGGATCGCACCAAGGAGAAGGGATTGGTGGTGAAATCATGGGCTCCCCAGGTGGCAGTATTGAATCATAAGTCGGTAGGCGGGTTTGTGACTCACTGTGGATGGAACTCGGTGCTTGAAGCCGTGAGTGCTGGAGTTCCGATGGTGGCTTGGCCTCTATATGCAGAGCAAAAGTTCAATAGGTTGATGTTGGTTGAAGAAATGAAAATTGCTTTGCCCATGAAGGAAGACGAGAAGGGGTTTGTAACTGGGTTGGAGGTGGAGAAGGGAGTTAATGAGTTGATGCAGTCAGATTCAGGTAAATCGGTTAGGGAGCGAACCATTGCTATGAAAAACGCAGCAAAGGCAGCACTGAGTGAGGGTGGATCTTCGCGTGTTGCAATGTCTAGACTCGTCGAGTCATGGAAGCATTAA